ATCGCGCCAAACCTAATAGGGTTACGTGGGTGGGATATGGCTTCATGGGAGTGGAATGTGAAGATACAATTGATGCCAAAGATGGTATTTATTCCACGTGTCCAGGCCAGCTGTCGAAATTTCAAGTGGGTTTGAATGTATTGTTCTTCCGATTTGCACATTTATGTTCTTCAGCCGTAGCAGTCACGTGCATGTGGTCACATCTCCGGACCCACATTCTATTCTCGCACTGGAAGCCAAAGTCTCTTTTTCGGTGTCTACGAAGAGATGGAATACCTTTATTCCCTGCTTCTCTGATGTTTGAACCGTCTCAAATGCATGGACAAAGGCTATAACAGTGCAAACATTTGGGTGATTATAGGCTATTGATACCGAACCTGCAATTCCGAGCCCAGATTCAGATACAATGATCCAGTTGAACCATGGGTCCAGCAGACACTAATGAAGACAAACCCCTGGTTTACACCCCAGATTAGAATTGTCGACAATTTCTACCGAAAGGTCTGGAAAACAAGCCCCACTTTATAGAGGTTTTTGCCCCAAGTTTCACCGGGTTGGCTAGATTGCCAGCATGTTTTATCTGGGCATTCCGCCCTGTTCGGTCTCTCCCTAATCCTTCATACTTCTCCTTCTCTCTGTCTAGGTGAACCTCTCACGTAATCATGCCGCCCAAGCCAGAGGAAACCATCTGCAGTATCTCAGCTCTAGCCACGCAACTAGGCAATCAAATCTCGGTGCACATGCTCAATTACCTCAGCACCACCAAAGATCTCCCTGACGGATTTCGCGAACTTTCTCATACCTTCCTCGACACCTGTCGCATGTTATGGGCCATTGAAGCCGGAGTGACCGAACTAGCCGCCGCCAATCGCTCCCTACCTGATGTTATAATTGAAGAGGTGGAAAAGAAATTTGTCTCCACATATCGTGACTTCCAACAACTAGACAAGATCATTCTGAAGCTTGTTCAGTATGAACATCGCGGCACCCTGGGAAAGATTCAACGAGGGTGGCATCGGCCAAGTCATGAGCTCCATCGCATTCACGAGTCGTTGAAGAAGACCACCGAAACCCTTCAGATTAGTGGCATGGCCTTCCACTGGTCTCTTGGAGACGCACACCCGGAGGAGTCTGTGGGAATTGGCTACGCTGGCTTAGCGGCTGCGCTCGATCGCGTCTCTAAAGGCCGCTCAGTCATGGGCATCAACAAGGCCAAGTCGTTCGAGCCTGAGCGATCTGCATCGACCCAAAGCCAAGCGCATGATTCAAGGCGCTCGACGCCATCCGGACCCCCAAAAGAATCATTTACTGCATCCCGATTTAATCAAAGCATTCGCCCAGATAATCAAAGCATCGCGGATGACATGTCCTCCATCCTGTCTTTGAACGGCTTCCTGGACTACCAGCCTCGCGAGGCTGAGAAAATGCCCTATTTCGACCACCTAGCACTGCCGCGCCGACTGGACAAACCAAATTCAACGACTTCTGCCGAGGAGATCAGCATCCGCAATGACAGCTATTCAGATCACGATGCCGCCAGTGCCAAGTTAGCGCAGTCTATCTTCGCGCACAGCATCAATCTCAAGGATGAAACGCGCGATGGCACAACGATACTTATCGAAGCCATTCGCAAGCGGGCAACGCAGCAAGCCATTGAAACCTTGCTCAATTCCGGCTGCGACCCCAATCGCAAAGACGACCACGGCAAGACAGCGCTATGCGAAGCTGTGCAAAGCGACCAGCCATCTATCGTGACAGCCTTATTAAATAAAGATGCGAATCCAAACCTTCCAGGACCCGAGCACGTCCTCTGGTCCGCCATCCACCGTCCAGGCTGCCTGCGCATCCTGCTCGCACGCGGCGCCGACATCAAAAAGACCCCCGGTCTTATGGAGCAAGCGACAAGTATCAACAATATCGATGCCGTGCGCATCCTGTTGCAGGCTGGTATGGACCCAAATTCCAAAAAGGATGGAATCTACACATCACTCTGCACCGCCATCCGCGATGACCGCCCAGATATTTTGGCTTTGC
Above is a window of Penicillium digitatum chromosome 2, complete sequence DNA encoding:
- a CDS encoding ankyrin repeat-containing domain protein — encoded protein: MPPKPEETICSISALATQLGNQISVHMLNYLSTTKDLPDGFRELSHTFLDTCRMLWAIEAGVTELAAANRSLPDVIIEEVEKKFVSTYRDFQQLDKIILKLVQYEHRGTLGKIQRGWHRPSHELHRIHESLKKTTETLQISGMAFHWSLGDAHPEESVGIGYAGLAAALDRVSKGRSVMGINKAKSFEPERSASTQSQAHDSRRSTPSGPPKESFTASRFNQSIRPDNQSIADDMSSILSLNGFLDYQPREAEKMPYFDHLALPRRLDKPNSTTSAEEISIRNDSYSDHDAASAKLAQSIFAHSINLKDETRDGTTILIEAIRKRATQQAIETLLNSGCDPNRKDDHGKTALCEAVQSDQPSIVTALLNKDANPNLPGPEHVLWSAIHRPGCLRILLARGADIKKTPGLMEQATSINNIDAVRILLQAGMDPNSKKDGIYTSLCTAIRDDRPDILALLLHHGADPNLMASEYPAWKCITHKRINLLPDLVTAGANLRDPPGIVECAVQENYAEALLWLVNQGGANPNDRNEHGHTAITTAIRKNRLEILEMLLANGADPNLRGKDWPVYMATQSPNMLRLILPKITDLSAHKGVVEKAVQANQLESVKLLIAAGANVEWKNGGVFSPLTTALRENYCALVRYLLDQAGADPNAPGEHLPLVKAIRRCDDGDFAMIELLLERGADPNKCYRDWNAIMQAIEDRDLRLLRLLIEKGGLVDLTQKDETGTTVLDMANSFGWLEGADVLLKNARQ